In one window of Dokdonia sp. PRO95 DNA:
- a CDS encoding stage II sporulation protein M: MREAAFVKQNKDKWLTFESVLVNKDQIHPDELSSLYMEVTDHLSYAQTFYPQSKTLEYLNHLASQSHQIIYKTKRESSKRFITFFTEEFPLIMYRYQRQLLIAFLTFLLFSLIGAYSAANDGSFVRSIMGDGYVNMTLSNIEKGDPMGVYKKQGELNMFLGITINNIKVALMAFVYGIFLTIGSLYIIMRNAIMLGSFQYFFFEQGVGWESVRTIWIHGTIEISVIIIAGCAGMVLGNSILFPQTYTRLESFKRGMKNGLKIVVSTIPLFVIAGFLEGFVTRHTEMPDWLAIVIIASSLALIIFYYVYYPIKKHKEEAARLALVPNLENL, from the coding sequence ATGCGTGAAGCTGCTTTTGTCAAGCAAAATAAGGATAAATGGTTAACATTCGAAAGTGTTCTGGTCAACAAAGATCAGATTCATCCAGATGAGCTATCTAGTCTTTACATGGAAGTGACAGATCACCTTAGTTATGCGCAAACATTTTATCCTCAAAGCAAGACTTTAGAGTATTTAAATCACCTTGCCTCTCAGTCACATCAAATCATATACAAGACAAAGCGTGAGTCAAGCAAGCGCTTTATAACATTCTTTACAGAGGAGTTCCCGCTTATTATGTATCGCTACCAGCGACAACTGCTTATCGCTTTTTTAACCTTTTTATTATTTAGCCTTATTGGCGCATATAGTGCTGCAAATGATGGCTCTTTTGTAAGAAGTATTATGGGTGATGGTTATGTAAACATGACACTCAGTAATATTGAGAAAGGAGACCCCATGGGTGTTTATAAGAAGCAAGGTGAACTCAATATGTTTTTAGGAATTACCATTAACAATATAAAAGTAGCATTGATGGCTTTTGTTTATGGGATATTCTTAACAATAGGATCGTTATATATCATCATGCGCAACGCTATCATGCTAGGCAGTTTTCAATACTTCTTTTTTGAGCAAGGCGTAGGCTGGGAGTCTGTGCGTACCATATGGATACATGGTACTATAGAAATCTCAGTGATAATCATAGCAGGATGTGCAGGCATGGTGCTAGGTAATTCTATTTTATTTCCTCAGACATACACGCGCCTAGAATCGTTTAAAAGAGGAATGAAAAATGGTCTCAAAATCGTTGTAAGCACCATACCACTATTTGTAATAGCAGGTTTTCTAGAAGGGTTTGTAACAAGACATACAGAAATGCCAGACTGGCTTGCAATTGTAATTATTGCAAGCTCTCTCGCTTTAATCATATTTTATTACGTGTACTACCCTATTAAAAAACATAAAGAAGAAGCTGCTAGACTAGCGCTTGTTCCTAATCTTGAAAATTTATAA
- a CDS encoding sodium:solute symporter, producing the protein MQPIHILLLIGGYFGVLMLISYLTSRGDSNTDFFKAGKQSPWYLVAFGMIGASLSGVTFISVPGWIEASSFSYFQVVLGYTVGYAVISLVLLPLYYKLNLTSIYTYLEGRFGSYSYKTGASFFLLSRIIGASFRLYLVANVLQLLVFDEMGVPFFVTVTITILLIWLYTFKAGIKTIVWTDTLQTLFMLIAVGVAIYFVSDQMGLSTSALVNLISESDMSQIFFFDDWKSGDFFVKQFLSGAFISIVMTGLDQDMMQKNLTCRNLGDAQKNMFWFTIVLTIVNLVFLALGLLLTVYASQNGIDAHKDQLFPTIAVNSGLGIGLAIVFLLGLIAAAYSSADSALTSLTTSFSIDILDIEKKYDAVKQVAVRKRIHIVMSLLLIAVIIIFKYVIADATVIAKLFTFAGYTYGPLLGLYAYGLFTKWNVKDKFVPVVAIASPILAYIISTLSAGVGFEFGFFILILNGALTFLGLLFIRK; encoded by the coding sequence ATGCAACCCATTCATATTTTACTTCTCATTGGAGGATACTTTGGTGTCTTAATGCTTATAAGTTACCTTACAAGTAGAGGAGATTCTAACACAGATTTTTTTAAAGCTGGAAAGCAATCCCCTTGGTACCTTGTTGCTTTTGGGATGATAGGAGCTTCACTATCTGGAGTTACTTTTATATCTGTACCTGGATGGATTGAGGCATCAAGCTTTAGTTACTTTCAAGTCGTACTTGGTTACACTGTGGGTTATGCAGTCATAAGTCTTGTACTCCTACCACTCTACTATAAACTGAATCTTACTTCTATTTATACTTATCTTGAAGGAAGATTTGGTTCTTATTCTTATAAAACAGGAGCTTCTTTTTTCTTATTGAGCAGAATTATAGGCGCAAGTTTTAGATTGTATTTAGTAGCAAACGTGTTGCAACTACTCGTTTTTGATGAGATGGGTGTACCGTTTTTTGTAACCGTAACGATTACTATACTTTTAATTTGGCTATATACGTTTAAAGCAGGTATCAAAACTATTGTGTGGACAGATACCTTGCAAACACTCTTTATGCTTATCGCAGTAGGTGTGGCTATTTACTTTGTAAGTGACCAGATGGGACTAAGTACAAGTGCCTTAGTCAATCTTATTTCTGAAAGTGATATGAGTCAGATATTCTTTTTTGACGACTGGAAAAGTGGTGACTTCTTTGTAAAGCAATTTTTATCTGGAGCTTTTATTTCTATTGTAATGACAGGGCTAGATCAAGATATGATGCAAAAAAACCTTACTTGTCGTAATCTAGGTGATGCTCAAAAAAATATGTTTTGGTTTACTATCGTACTTACCATTGTAAATCTTGTATTCTTAGCACTAGGATTATTACTCACTGTATATGCTTCTCAAAATGGAATCGATGCTCACAAAGACCAACTCTTCCCTACAATTGCTGTAAATAGCGGCTTGGGAATAGGACTCGCTATTGTTTTCTTACTGGGATTAATTGCAGCTGCATATTCAAGTGCAGATAGCGCACTTACATCACTTACCACGTCTTTTAGTATAGACATACTAGACATCGAAAAAAAATATGATGCCGTAAAGCAAGTAGCAGTGCGCAAACGCATCCACATTGTAATGTCGCTTTTACTCATTGCCGTGATCATCATATTTAAATACGTAATTGCAGATGCTACAGTAATCGCAAAACTATTTACGTTTGCTGGATATACATATGGACCTCTCTTAGGCCTGTATGCTTACGGACTCTTTACAAAATGGAATGTAAAAGACAAGTTTGTCCCAGTAGTTGCCATTGCATCGCCTATTCTTGCATACATCATAAGTACGCTTTCGGCAGGTGTGGGATTTGAATTTGGGTTCTTTATATTAATCTTAAACGGTGCTTTGACCTTTTTAGGATTATTATTTATAAGAAAGTAG
- a CDS encoding trimeric intracellular cation channel family protein gives MEITTIIDILGTISFAISGALTAMRKKMDVFGILIIALVTSVGGGTLRDILIGKTPVSWMLNMTFVYVIFAATIVAIIFRSQLKYVRRSLFLFDTIGIALYTMAGVQIASAAGLHPVICVVLGTISACFGGVLRDILCNEIPVIFHKEIYATVCILGGSIYLSLETYGMPKVYAMLVAGSITILIRTLAVVRKWSLPSVYRKQHA, from the coding sequence ATGGAGATTACTACAATTATTGATATTCTAGGTACGATCTCTTTTGCGATATCCGGAGCGCTCACGGCCATGCGTAAAAAGATGGATGTCTTCGGAATTCTTATTATAGCACTAGTCACCTCTGTAGGGGGAGGTACCTTGAGAGATATACTCATAGGGAAAACCCCTGTGAGCTGGATGCTTAACATGACGTTTGTATACGTGATTTTTGCTGCTACTATTGTAGCAATTATTTTTAGAAGTCAGCTTAAGTATGTGAGACGTTCTTTGTTCTTGTTTGATACCATTGGTATTGCTTTATACACAATGGCTGGAGTACAAATTGCAAGTGCAGCAGGGTTACATCCCGTAATCTGTGTAGTGCTAGGTACTATTTCTGCATGTTTTGGTGGTGTATTGCGTGATATATTATGTAATGAAATTCCTGTGATTTTCCATAAAGAGATATATGCCACTGTATGTATACTAGGAGGAAGTATCTACTTGTCACTTGAAACCTACGGCATGCCTAAAGTTTATGCTATGCTTGTTGCAGGTAGTATCACTATTCTTATAAGAACCCTTGCTGTAGTAAGGAAATGGAGTTTACCTAGTGTTTATAGAAAACAACACGCATAA
- the hisS gene encoding histidine--tRNA ligase, translating into MSTKPSIPKGTRDFSPEEVAKRSYIMNTIRTQFQRFGFQPIETPSFENSSTLMGKYGEEGDRLIFKILNSGDYLRKVKDDAFAKADSTALTPQISEKALRYDLTVPFARYVVQHQNDIVFPFKRFQMQPVWRADRPQKGRFREFYQCDADVVGSDSLWQEVEFVQLYDAVFSALKLEGVTIKMNNRKVLSGIAEVIGASDKLIDFTVALDKLDKIGEEGVTKEMLAKGITQEAIEKVAPLFTLSGTFGDQLATLKTLLADSEMGMEGINELLFINDAIENLGLQTATLQLDVTLARGLNYYTGAIFEVSAPEGVKMGSIGGGGRYADLTGIFGLKDMSGVGISFGLDRIYLVIEELGLFPEEATEGVKVFFVNFGDQEAGYAMQAISKLRQSGISAELYPDAVTSNKQMKKQMTYANRRNIPFLVLAGKEEMDAKQYTLKNMAEGSQETVNIDELVAALK; encoded by the coding sequence ATGAGTACAAAACCTTCTATACCTAAAGGAACCAGAGATTTTTCACCAGAAGAAGTTGCAAAGCGCAGCTATATTATGAACACCATACGCACGCAGTTTCAGCGTTTTGGTTTTCAGCCTATCGAGACGCCTAGTTTTGAAAACAGTAGCACATTGATGGGAAAGTACGGAGAAGAAGGTGATCGCTTGATATTTAAGATTCTTAATAGTGGTGACTATTTACGTAAGGTGAAGGATGACGCTTTCGCGAAAGCGGACTCAACAGCACTCACACCACAAATCTCAGAAAAAGCACTTCGTTACGATCTTACGGTACCTTTTGCGAGGTACGTAGTACAACATCAAAATGATATTGTATTTCCATTTAAGCGTTTTCAGATGCAACCCGTATGGAGAGCAGACCGCCCACAGAAGGGACGTTTCCGCGAGTTCTATCAGTGTGATGCAGATGTGGTAGGAAGTGATTCTCTATGGCAAGAAGTAGAGTTTGTACAGTTGTACGATGCTGTTTTTAGCGCGTTAAAGCTAGAGGGAGTGACTATCAAGATGAATAATCGCAAGGTACTTTCTGGTATTGCAGAGGTGATAGGCGCGAGTGATAAACTCATAGATTTTACCGTAGCGCTAGATAAGCTTGACAAAATAGGAGAAGAGGGCGTGACTAAAGAAATGCTTGCCAAAGGCATTACTCAAGAGGCGATAGAGAAGGTAGCACCGTTGTTTACACTATCTGGCACTTTTGGTGATCAGCTAGCAACACTTAAAACCTTGCTCGCAGATTCTGAGATGGGAATGGAGGGAATTAACGAACTGCTATTTATCAATGATGCCATTGAGAACTTAGGTTTACAAACCGCAACACTACAACTAGACGTAACCCTAGCTCGCGGACTCAATTATTACACGGGAGCTATTTTTGAAGTAAGTGCTCCAGAAGGTGTAAAGATGGGAAGTATAGGTGGCGGTGGTCGCTATGCAGATCTTACAGGTATTTTTGGGCTTAAGGATATGAGTGGTGTAGGAATCTCTTTTGGTCTTGACCGTATTTACCTTGTAATAGAAGAGCTAGGCTTATTTCCAGAAGAGGCGACAGAAGGTGTAAAAGTGTTTTTTGTAAACTTTGGGGATCAAGAAGCGGGTTATGCAATGCAAGCGATAAGCAAGCTACGCCAATCAGGAATCTCAGCCGAGTTATATCCAGATGCTGTGACTAGCAATAAGCAAATGAAAAAGCAAATGACGTATGCAAATCGTCGTAATATTCCTTTTTTAGTACTAGCTGGAAAAGAAGAGATGGATGCAAAACAATACACGCTCAAAAATATGGCAGAAGGCTCACAAGAGACTGTAAACATAGATGAGCTAGTAGCAGCTTTGAAATAA
- a CDS encoding ABC transporter permease: MFSLFRENLRIAFDSIKSQLLRTVLTVFIIAIGITALVGILSLVKALENTISSDFASMGSNTFNLQRYEFTSRRSDEKQVINPIIGYRQVKEFTEQYNYPTALTAISFQGTRSAEVKYESDKTDPEASVVGVNENFLNNSGLKLEKGRNFTSFDIDNNTRVCILGSDFYKNIFKDDNPIGKTISIRGTKFNVIGMLEEKGATFGNNQDLRVLIPIQVARTMFTQANINYNVSVMVEDTELLDSAEEEAILTFRNIRGLSPVEDNNFGIGRSDDLINQISEITGVLGVAAWVISIITIFGSCIALMNIMLVSVTERTREIGVRKALGAKKSVIAAQFLYEAIIVGQLGGLLGIILGISIGALIASVAGFVFTTPWGAIIAATIITFVIAILSGLFPAIKAAKLDPVESLRYE; this comes from the coding sequence ATGTTTTCACTCTTCCGCGAGAATCTTCGTATTGCCTTTGATAGTATCAAAAGTCAGCTCCTTAGAACTGTCTTAACCGTTTTTATTATTGCAATAGGAATTACGGCTTTAGTAGGTATACTTAGCCTTGTAAAGGCGCTTGAGAATACAATAAGCTCAGATTTTGCAAGTATGGGAAGTAATACCTTTAACCTGCAACGTTATGAGTTTACCTCTAGACGCTCTGATGAGAAGCAAGTCATTAACCCGATTATAGGCTATCGTCAAGTAAAAGAATTTACAGAACAATATAACTACCCTACTGCGCTTACGGCTATCTCTTTTCAAGGAACGCGTAGTGCTGAGGTGAAGTACGAAAGTGACAAAACAGATCCAGAAGCAAGTGTGGTAGGTGTGAATGAAAACTTTTTAAACAACTCTGGACTCAAACTAGAAAAAGGAAGAAACTTTACCTCTTTCGATATCGATAACAACACACGAGTGTGTATACTAGGAAGTGATTTTTATAAGAATATCTTTAAGGATGATAACCCTATAGGGAAAACCATAAGTATACGTGGTACCAAATTTAACGTAATCGGGATGCTAGAGGAAAAGGGTGCCACCTTTGGGAACAATCAAGATTTACGAGTACTTATCCCTATACAAGTAGCACGAACTATGTTTACGCAAGCTAATATCAACTATAATGTAAGTGTAATGGTAGAAGACACAGAACTTCTAGACAGCGCTGAAGAAGAAGCCATTCTCACTTTTAGAAACATACGTGGTCTCTCACCTGTAGAGGATAATAACTTTGGTATAGGCCGTAGCGATGACTTGATTAATCAGATTAGTGAGATTACTGGTGTACTAGGTGTTGCCGCCTGGGTAATTAGTATTATCACCATTTTTGGCTCATGTATCGCCCTTATGAATATTATGCTCGTTTCTGTAACAGAGCGTACAAGAGAGATAGGTGTGAGAAAAGCACTTGGCGCTAAAAAATCTGTAATTGCTGCTCAGTTTCTATATGAAGCAATTATCGTTGGACAACTAGGCGGACTTCTAGGAATCATACTTGGTATAAGTATAGGAGCACTAATAGCCTCTGTTGCTGGATTTGTATTTACAACCCCTTGGGGAGCAATCATTGCGGCGACAATTATAACTTTTGTCATTGCTATTCTATCCGGATTATTTCCTGCTATAAAAGCTGCTAAGCTTGACCCAGTAGAGTCATTGCGTTATGAGTAG
- a CDS encoding RDD family protein produces MDNFQIETAQNVSIYQNVASIGDRILAYLIDGVILIAYWILSLFLIAQFGLDSQSMGDIWAYYLVLGLPIFLYYILFETFWDGKTPGKAAMKIRVVKLDGSKPGFGSYFVRWIMRIIDIAGSSGGIAVVSILISEKGQRLGDMAAGTTVITEKKRVSLSDSLIVDIPVDYVPTYPQVTVFNDKDVQLIKTLFLNAKRNGNHNVIVKLADRLREKMDVTTPDENNIQFVERVLADYNYYTQQ; encoded by the coding sequence ATGGATAACTTTCAAATAGAAACCGCCCAAAATGTAAGTATTTATCAGAATGTTGCGAGTATAGGCGATCGCATTCTTGCATATCTAATCGATGGTGTAATTTTGATTGCTTATTGGATTCTTTCTTTGTTTTTGATTGCACAATTTGGGTTAGACTCACAGTCTATGGGTGATATATGGGCTTACTACTTAGTCTTGGGCTTACCTATTTTTCTTTATTACATTCTTTTTGAAACATTCTGGGACGGAAAAACACCAGGTAAAGCAGCCATGAAAATTAGAGTAGTCAAGCTAGATGGTTCAAAACCAGGTTTTGGAAGCTACTTTGTACGATGGATTATGCGCATTATCGATATTGCGGGTTCCTCTGGGGGAATTGCCGTGGTAAGTATACTTATAAGCGAGAAAGGGCAGCGCTTAGGAGATATGGCAGCAGGTACTACCGTAATAACAGAAAAGAAACGTGTAAGTCTTTCTGATAGTCTCATAGTAGATATTCCCGTAGATTACGTGCCTACCTATCCTCAAGTGACCGTTTTTAATGATAAAGATGTACAGCTTATTAAAACACTATTTTTAAATGCTAAGCGCAATGGTAATCACAATGTGATTGTAAAACTAGCAGATAGGCTCAGGGAGAAAATGGATGTAACTACTCCAGACGAGAATAATATTCAATTTGTAGAGCGTGTCCTTGCAGATTATAACTACTACACACAGCAATAA
- a CDS encoding YfhO family protein: MNIDFKKLLPHILVVLGFIVVALVYFNPVLSGKRIYQNDIKLYEGMAKQHRDFRAETGEETYWTNSAFGGMPTYQMGARFEYDMMDKLDRVIRFLPRPADYLFLYFISFYALMLVMRVPWKLAVVGALAFGLSTYLIIIIGVGHNSKVHAIGYFPLVLAGIILTYQKRYLWGFLLTAVAMGLEIQANHYQMTYYLGLLCVILGIAYLIDAIKKKQLPHFFKASGILVIAVLLGLATNATTLLATAEYAETSIRGEQLLKDDLAKDAVEDGLGFDYITQWSYGKLESLNLIASDFMGTGTAADLGRDSAFAKKLSELGVPPNEVSYYAQGTRLYWGEQPFVEAPPYLGVTVFALALLGLFLVNGRLRWWLLAGMIVSLVLSWGKNVEGITRFFIDYIPLYNKFRAVTSIQVILELLLPIAAMVGLHRFLNDRVDQAEKQKKLLIAIGSLAGLFVILYLFSGSLFNLRSAAEGQMAIEQPEILNAIKEDRLAVLKSDVLRSLLFVLFIGTALWLTLKKKISENIAIITIGALIVFDLVGVDRRSVNEENFITQRQYDQNFQITPIDEEIRKDDSYFRVIDLARGFNNSHTSYYFNSLNGYSAVQPRTIDDLYNQQIAQGNAEVLNMYNVKYILQDSEQGMGISKNPEANGPAWLVNEIQYVPDYNAEFDGLTKVDTKNTVLIREEYREELGKFQPRRDSTAVVQTKEVQPNKLVYQVENGSDGFMVFAENYYKNGWTATVDGVETTILPVNYALRGIKVPAGAHEVVMTFEPQVVKTGGMIMLGSSLLLFLLVAGGIFYTVKNRDTDAQA; the protein is encoded by the coding sequence ATGAACATCGATTTTAAAAAACTCCTTCCGCATATTCTAGTTGTACTTGGCTTTATAGTCGTGGCGCTGGTTTACTTCAATCCGGTGTTATCTGGAAAGCGCATTTATCAAAATGATATCAAGCTCTATGAAGGGATGGCAAAGCAACATCGTGATTTTAGAGCAGAGACGGGTGAGGAGACCTACTGGACTAATAGTGCCTTTGGAGGGATGCCTACCTACCAGATGGGAGCGAGGTTTGAGTATGATATGATGGATAAGTTGGACCGTGTGATTCGTTTTTTACCACGCCCAGCAGATTATCTTTTTCTATATTTTATTTCTTTTTATGCGTTAATGCTTGTGATGCGCGTTCCTTGGAAGCTTGCTGTAGTTGGTGCGCTTGCCTTTGGCCTGTCTACCTATCTCATTATCATTATAGGCGTAGGGCATAATTCAAAGGTGCACGCCATAGGTTATTTTCCGCTCGTACTTGCGGGTATTATACTCACGTATCAGAAACGATATCTCTGGGGATTTTTACTCACTGCCGTTGCAATGGGGCTAGAAATACAGGCTAATCACTACCAGATGACCTATTATCTAGGGTTGCTTTGTGTGATTTTAGGGATTGCATACCTCATAGATGCTATCAAGAAAAAACAACTTCCACATTTCTTTAAAGCTTCGGGAATACTAGTAATTGCTGTACTATTAGGTCTCGCTACAAACGCAACCACCTTACTTGCTACTGCAGAGTATGCAGAGACAAGTATACGTGGCGAGCAATTATTAAAAGATGACCTAGCCAAAGACGCAGTAGAAGACGGTCTTGGTTTTGATTATATCACGCAGTGGAGTTATGGTAAGCTAGAGTCTCTCAATCTCATCGCTTCAGATTTTATGGGAACTGGTACTGCTGCCGATTTGGGTCGTGATTCCGCTTTCGCGAAAAAGTTAAGCGAGTTAGGAGTTCCTCCTAATGAAGTAAGTTACTATGCCCAAGGAACGAGATTGTACTGGGGAGAACAACCCTTTGTAGAAGCTCCTCCATATCTCGGTGTAACCGTTTTTGCACTTGCATTATTAGGACTGTTTCTAGTAAATGGAAGATTGCGCTGGTGGTTACTAGCAGGTATGATTGTTTCCTTAGTACTGAGTTGGGGAAAGAACGTAGAAGGAATTACACGTTTCTTTATTGACTACATTCCGTTATACAATAAGTTTAGGGCGGTTACGAGTATACAGGTGATTTTAGAATTACTATTACCTATCGCTGCAATGGTAGGTTTACATAGGTTTTTAAACGACCGAGTAGATCAAGCCGAAAAGCAAAAGAAGTTACTCATCGCTATAGGTTCGCTAGCAGGTCTTTTTGTGATACTCTACCTTTTTAGCGGAAGCTTATTTAACCTACGCTCTGCCGCTGAAGGACAGATGGCCATCGAGCAACCAGAAATATTAAATGCCATAAAAGAAGATCGCCTCGCTGTATTAAAAAGTGATGTGTTGAGGTCTTTACTATTTGTGCTTTTTATAGGGACCGCTTTGTGGTTAACGCTTAAGAAAAAGATTTCAGAAAACATTGCAATAATCACCATTGGTGCGCTCATAGTTTTTGACCTCGTAGGTGTAGATAGACGTTCTGTAAATGAAGAAAACTTTATCACTCAGCGACAGTATGATCAAAACTTTCAGATTACTCCCATAGATGAAGAAATCAGAAAGGATGATAGCTACTTCCGCGTGATTGATCTTGCTCGAGGATTTAATAATAGCCATACTTCATACTATTTCAATTCGCTTAACGGTTATTCAGCTGTACAACCGCGTACGATTGATGATTTATACAATCAGCAGATTGCTCAGGGTAATGCTGAGGTGCTTAATATGTACAATGTAAAATACATCCTTCAAGATAGTGAGCAGGGTATGGGGATAAGCAAAAACCCAGAAGCAAACGGTCCAGCTTGGCTTGTAAATGAGATACAGTACGTGCCAGATTATAATGCAGAGTTTGATGGTCTCACAAAAGTAGACACAAAAAATACAGTACTCATCCGTGAAGAATATCGTGAGGAACTAGGAAAATTCCAGCCTCGTAGAGATAGCACAGCTGTGGTACAAACTAAAGAGGTACAACCTAACAAACTCGTGTACCAAGTAGAAAATGGAAGCGATGGCTTTATGGTCTTTGCAGAGAACTATTACAAAAATGGATGGACTGCAACCGTAGATGGTGTAGAAACTACCATTTTACCAGTAAACTATGCCTTGAGAGGTATAAAGGTGCCTGCAGGCGCTCACGAAGTGGTGATGACTTTTGAGCCACAAGTGGTAAAAACCGGAGGGATGATTATGCTAGGCAGTAGTTTATTACTTTTCTTACTAGTTGCGGGCGGAATATTCTATACGGTAAAAAACCGTGATACAGACGCACAGGCTTAA
- a CDS encoding CoA-binding protein: MLKATMVIGASLKPQRYSHRAIIRLNAQNHPVIAVGLRGGKVGDIGIITFDQALEAVDELKEDLDTITLYLNPQRQEAYYDFIINLAPKRVIFNPGTENPVLYKKLQEHNIEVDVACTLVLLATDQY, encoded by the coding sequence ATGTTAAAAGCAACCATGGTTATAGGCGCTTCATTGAAGCCACAGAGATATTCACATAGAGCAATCATACGTCTCAATGCTCAGAATCATCCCGTTATTGCGGTTGGTTTAAGAGGAGGAAAGGTAGGTGATATAGGGATTATCACTTTCGATCAAGCCTTAGAGGCAGTAGATGAGCTTAAAGAAGATTTAGATACTATTACACTATATCTTAATCCGCAGCGGCAAGAGGCTTATTATGACTTCATAATTAACCTGGCTCCTAAGCGTGTCATCTTTAACCCAGGAACAGAAAATCCTGTTCTTTATAAAAAGTTACAAGAGCACAATATCGAAGTTGATGTTGCTTGTACACTAGTATTACTAGCCACAGACCAGTATTAA